CTGCAACGACGTGCTCTGCCAGGGGGCGAAGCCGCTGACGTTCCTCGACTACGTGGCGATGAACCGGCTGCTCCCCGCGCAGATGGAAGAGATATTGCGCGGCATGGCCGCCGCCTGCCGCGATGCGGGCGTGGTTATCCTGGGGGGCGAGACCGCCGAACTTCCCGGCATGTATCAGGCAAAAGAGTACGACGTGGCCGGCATCATCACCGGGGTGGTGGAGCGGGATGAAATCGTAAACGGCCGCACACTGGCCGCCGGACAGGTTCTCATCGGCCTCGCCAGCAACGGGCTGCACACCAACGGCTACACGCTGGCGCGCAAGGTCTTCTTCGACATGGCGAAACTGGGCGTACACGACGCGCCGAAAGGATTCGACCGGAGCGTGAAGGACATCCTCCTCGCGCCGCATGTGAATTACGCCAACGCCGTATTGGCCTTTTTGAAAAAAACGAAAGTGCATGCCATCGCCCACATCACCGGCGGCGGCTTCAAGGACAACATCGTCCGCGTGGTGCCGGAAGGCAAGCGGCTGACCGTTAAGCGCGGCACATGGCCGGTGCTGCCGGTGTTCGGTTTCATCCAAAAGACCGCGGGCGTGGCGCAGGAGGAAATGGAGCGCGCCTTCAACATGGGTATCGGTCTGGTGCTGGCGGTGGACAAAGCGGACGAAAAGACGGCGCTGGATTTTTTTAATGCCAACGGCCACGCGGCCTACAGCATCGGGCTTGTCGCCGACGGCCCGCGCGGCGTCGACGTGGTGTAAGGCATCGCACTTTAGCCGAAAATGGTGCCGGGAGCCGGAATCGAACCGGCACAGGCGTTTCCACCCGAGGGATTTTAAGTCCCTTGCGTCTACCAATTTCGCCATCCCGGCAAGGGAACAGTCAGAATTGTACACGGCGGGGAAGCTTTAAGTAAAAAAAAAGGGCGGCTGTTGTACGGGCGGGTTTAAAACCCGCCCCTGCGGCAAACCTGTCCCCGCGCTATTTAGCCAAAATATGTTTGGCGATTTTCGCGTCTTGCAGTTTGATGTGGTTCAGCAGCCAGTCTTTCAGGAACCACATCAGGTTCGCTTCAAGGCCCGGTTCCTTGGTCTGAAAACGCTTACTGTAGCCGAGCACTTCCGCCACCAACTCGGCGTGAAGCTTCCGGTGCCCATCCAGCCCCGGGTAGCCATGCCGCTCCTGCAGACGCTCTTCGTCGGCGAAATGGGTGATGGTATAGTCGACGAGTCCCTGCAGCACCTTTTCGGTTTCGGCCGCGGTGCCGGTTTCCATCGAGGCGTGCAATTCGTTTATCAGTTCCACCAGCCGCATATGCTGCCGGTCAACTTCCGAAATGCCTATTTCATAGTCCTCTTTCCAACTTATGTAGGCCTCTCCGT
This is a stretch of genomic DNA from Nitrospinota bacterium. It encodes these proteins:
- a CDS encoding bacteriohemerythrin; translated protein: MTADGEAYISWKEDYEIGISEVDRQHMRLVELINELHASMETGTAAETEKVLQGLVDYTITHFADEERLQERHGYPGLDGHRKLHAELVAEVLGYSKRFQTKEPGLEANLMWFLKDWLLNHIKLQDAKIAKHILAK
- a CDS encoding phosphoribosylformylglycinamidine cyclo-ligase, which encodes MSNEKITYKDAGVDIDAGTESLRLIKRHVESTVNKNVLWGLGAFGGMFDLTDIVREYKKPVLVQSIDGVGTKLMVASMAEDHSTIGMDIVNHGCNDVLCQGAKPLTFLDYVAMNRLLPAQMEEILRGMAAACRDAGVVILGGETAELPGMYQAKEYDVAGIITGVVERDEIVNGRTLAAGQVLIGLASNGLHTNGYTLARKVFFDMAKLGVHDAPKGFDRSVKDILLAPHVNYANAVLAFLKKTKVHAIAHITGGGFKDNIVRVVPEGKRLTVKRGTWPVLPVFGFIQKTAGVAQEEMERAFNMGIGLVLAVDKADEKTALDFFNANGHAAYSIGLVADGPRGVDVV